ATGTAGAAGCTTTCAAAAATGGTGGAGGCCAAGCGGCTGCACCGGCAGTGAAAGAAGCTGCAAAAGCACAAGAGCCAGCTAAAAAAGAAGCGAAAGCTGCAGCGCCATCCGCACCAGCAGCAGATCCGCGTGCTGAGGAAGAGCGTGTACCATTTAAAGGTATCCGCAAAGCTATTTCCAATGCCATGGTTAAATCGGCTTACACGGCTCCACACGTTACGATTATGGACGAAGTGGATGTAACCGAACTGGTTGCTTTCCGTACTCGTATGAAACCAATTGCTGAGAAGAAAGGCACAAAAGTAACATACCTGCCATTCATCGTTAAAGCTCTGGTTGCTGCTTCCCGTCAATTCCCGGCTCTGAATGCCTCGATCGACGAAGAAGCGAACGAAATCGTCTACAAAAAATACTACAACATCGGTATCGCTACAGATACAGACAACGGCTTGATCGTTCCTGTTATCAAAGATGCTGATCGTAAGAGTATCTGGATGATCGCTGATTCCATTCGTGATCTGGCTGTACGCGGTCGTGATGGGAAATTGGCTGCCAACGAAATGAGAGGAAGCACAATTTCCATCACTAACATCGGTTCTGCAGGCGGTATGTTCTTTACGCCAATCATCAACTTCCCTGAAGTTGCGATTTTGGGAACTGGTCGTATCAGCGAAAAAGCAGTTGTGAAAAACGGTGAAATTGTTGCTGCTCCAGTAATGGCTCTTTCTCTCAGCTTTGACCATCGTATTATTGACGGTGCAACTGCTCAAAACTTCATGAACTATATCAAACAGCTGCTCGCTAACCCTGAGTTGCTTGTTATGGAGGTGTAATCAATGGTAGTAGGAGACGCTTCTCTGGATATTGACACATTGGTTATCGGTGCGGGTCCTGGCGGCTATGTAGCTGCCATCCGTGCCGCACAATTGGGACAAAGCGTATTGATCGTTGACAAATCTGAGCTGGGCGGTGTCTGTCTGAACCGTGGATGTATTCCATCCAAAGCTTTGATCTCTGCAGCTCACCAATACGAAGCAGCTAAACATGGCGAGTCTTTCGGTATTACGGCTGAGAATGTAAAAGTAGACTTCGCTAAAACACAAGAATTCAAAAACGGTGTTGTTAAAAAAATGACAGGCGGCGTAAGCGGCTTGCTCAAAGGCAACAAAGTTGAAGTTTTCAATGGTGAGTGCATGTTCATCAACGAAAACGAAGCACGTGTATTCAATGAACATGAATCACCACGCTACCGTTTTAAAAATGCCATTATCGCAACAGGTTCCCGTCCAATTGAACTGAAGCCATTCCCATTTGGCGGACGCATTCTGTCTTCTACTGAAGCATTGAACCTGCCTGAAATTCCGAAAAGCCTGATCGTGATCGGCGGCGGATACATTGGTGCAGAGCTTGGACAAATGTACTCCAAATTCGGTTCCAAAGTTACCATCATTGAAGGTATGGATACTGTTCTTCCTGGCTTTGACAAAGATATGACTTCCATCGTTGCTAAGAGCATGAAGAAAACAGGCATTGAAATTTTCACTGGTGCTAAAGCGGAAAGTGCGGAACAAACAGATAAAGACGTAACCGTGAAATTCTCCGTTAACGGCGAAAGCAAAGAAGTAACTGCTGATTACCTGCTTGTAACCGTTGGACGTCGTCCAAACACAGACGGCGAACTGGGTCTGGATCTGATCGGTGTAGAACTGGATGAGCGCGGAATGGTGAAAGTTGACCATCAAGGACGCACCAGCATTCCTCATATCTTTGCCATCGGCGATATCGTTGCTGGTCTTGCTCTGGCTCACAAAGCTTCTTATGAAGGTAAAGTGGCTGCTGAAGCGATCGCAGGCGAGCCGTCCGTAGTAGACTACAAATGTATGCCGGCTGTCGTTTTCACAGATCCAGAATGCTCCAGCGTAGGCTACACAGAGGCACAAGCCAAAGAAAAAGGCCACAATGTCAAAGTTGGCAAGTTCTCTTATGGAGCAAACGGCCGTGCCGTTTCCCTGAACGCTGCTGAAGGCTTTGTGAAAATCGTAGCTGACGCAGATACCGGTCTGGTACTGGGTACGCAAATCGTAGGTCTGGAAGCTTCCAACCTGATTGCTGAGTTGGGTCTGGCGATTGAAATGGGTGCTACACTCGAAGACATCTCCCTGACTATTCACGCTCACCCTACATTGGGCGAAATCGTTATGGAGGCAGCTGAAGTCGTGCTGGGTCATCCGATCCACGCATTGGCACCACGTCGCTAATTCCATTTCATCATCTCGTTTTTGATTTTCATATATCTTCAAGAGAGGCAAGGAGCGCAATATCTGCGTTCTTCGCCTCTTTTTTCCATGTTTTAGGAATTTTCAGAACTACCATGAAAATTCAAACAGTACATGGTCAATGAAGTATCGTACATGATAAACTAAATATAGCTGTGGTGTAGAGCGAATTTTTTCAAGATTAGATTCTAGGGCTGCTAGATCTTAATTCATGTTTAAAGGAGAGAAAAGAAGTGCGCAACTATTTGGAATTGCTGGAGGATATATTAGAGAATGGAGTAAAAAAAGAGGACCGCACAGGGACGGGAACACTATCTGTTTTCGGAAGACAGCTTCGCTTTGATCTGGCCAAGGGCTTTCCCCTGGTAACCACCAAAAGAGTACATTTAAAATCGGTTATCCACGAGCTGTTGTGGTTTTTGCGTGGGGATACCAATATTTCTTATCTCAAGGAAAACGGAGTTACCATTTGGGATGAATGGGCGGATGAGCAGGGCAATCTGGGCCCCGTATACGGATCGCAATGGCGCTCGTGGGAAACGACAGACGGGCAACATATCGACCAGATTGCCAATGTCATTGAGTCGATTAAAAACAATCCAGATTCACGCCGGCATATCGTCAGTGCCTGGAATGTGGCTCAAATCGAATCGATGAAGCTGCCGCCATGTCATTTTGTATTTCAGTTCTACGTAGCTGGAGGCAAGCTTTCCTGCATGCTGACCATGCGTTCAGTAGATACCTTTCTTGGGCTGCCGTTCAACATCGCAAGTTATGCATTGTTAACGCATATGGTTGCACAGCAATGCAACTTGGAGCCGGGAGAATTTATTTGGTCAGGCGGTGATGTGCATATTTATTCAAATCATATGCAACAAGTGCATACCCAACTGGAACGTGAGCCTTATCCGCTGCCTCAGTTGAAAATTATGCGCAAACCGGATTCCATTTTTGATTATACTTACGAGGATTTTGTTTTTGAGAATTACGAATACCACCCAAGGATCAAGGCGCCTGTCGCCATCTGATTAGAGGGGATTTGAAAGTAAAGGAGGTGGACAGCATAAGTATTTCGATGATATGGGCTATGGCACAAAATGGTGTGATCGGCCGTGATAACCAGCTCCCTTGGCGTCTCCCAAGAGACATGGCCTTTTTCAAGGAGCAAACGATGGGCAAGACTGTATTGATGGGGCGCAAGACGTGGGAGTCCTTTGGAGGAAAAAGCCTGCCAAACCGACGAAACGTGGTTTTGACCCGAGATCAGAACTACCGGGCAGAAGGGGCGGAAGTGGTTCATTCTCTCGAAGAGGGACTCCAATTGGCTACAGAACAGGAACTGATGGTCATCGGAGGAGCGGAGATTTATTCACTGTTTTGGCCACATGCCGGTCGACTGATCGTGACCCGAATTGAGGAGATTTTTGAAGGGGACACCACTTTTCCTGAGCTGGATTGGAATGGCTGGCATATAGTCAGTGAGATTCCTGGTATTAAGGATGAAAGAAACCCGTACAACTACCGTTTTGTTGTTTATGAGAGAACAAAATAAGAATGGGAACCATTTGACCTCACCGATTTGAAAAATTAATGAACCATATAAAAAATCCTTTTGGCTGTTGATGCAGAAAGTTGCATAAGTTTTCATTACTTTTGCGCTGTATTGTGATACAATAAATCAAATTCAACGAGAACAGACCCTTTCATGATACAAACAGACAAATTCGAATTTGACTCAAATTCTGAATGGATGGACGGGGTTCATAAGCGAAGAGATGGGGGAACGTAACATGTCTACACCAACTGGATTTATGGAATACACACGACAGCTTCCTACAGACCGGGACCCGGCAGAGCGTATTAAGGATTGGGAAGAATTCCATAAGCATATGTCTGAAGAAGAGCTGCGTACCCAAGGGGCACGTTGTATGGACTGCGGAACTCCTTATTGTCATACAGGGATGGATATGATGGGAGCAACTTTAGGCTGCCCGGTTCATAATCTTATTCCGGAATGGAACAATCTCGTATATCGTGGTTTATGGAAGGAAGCGCTAGATCGGCTGCACAAAACGAATAATTTCCCGGAATTTACAGGCCGTGTCTGTCCTGCGCCATGCGAAGGCTCCTGTACAGTCGGTCTGATCGGACAGTCTGTTACCATTAAGACAATTGAGGAAGCTATAATCGAAAAAGGTTTTGAGGAAGGCTGGGTTGTCCCTAATCCGCCAGAAAAGCGTACAGGCAAACGAGTGGCTATTGTCGGCTCGGGTCCGGCAGGATTGGCTGCTGCTGCTCAGCTTAATAAAGCAGGGCACAGCGTGACTGTGTATGAGCGTGCGGATCGTGTGGGTGGATTGCTGATGTACGGAATCCCTTCCATGAAGCTGGATAAGAAAGTTGTACAGCGCCGTGTAGATTTGCTGGAGGCTGAAGGTATCCAATTCATCACTAATACGGAAATCGGCAAGGATATCCCTACTGAGCAGTTAATAGCTGAGTATGATGCAGTTGTACTATGCGGTGGATCTACGAAGCCGAGAGAATTCAACATTGAAGGCAGCGATTTGAATGGTGTTCATTATGCGATGGATTATTTGAATGGCACCATCAAGAGCTATCTGGATTCCAATCTTGAAGATGGAAACTATTTGTCCTCCAAAGATAAGGATGTTATTGTAATCGGCGGCGGTGATACGGGTTCGGATTGTGTAGCTACCTCTCTGCGTCATGGATGTCGGAGCGTCACTCAATTTGGTACGCATGCTAAAGCTCCTTTGGAACGTGACCCGATTGCCAACCCTTGGCCACAATTTCCAAATGTGTACTCTCTTGATTATGCACAGGAGGAAGCAAAGGCGTTGTTCGGGGAAGATCCGCGTGAGTTCTCCATCATGACGACTAAATTTGTAGGTGACGAGAACGGGAATTTGAAAGAGCTGCATACTATCCAAATTCAACGTATTGTTGATGAAACAGGGCGTAAAATCTATCAGCCGATTCCGGGTACAGAGCGCATATTCCCGGCACAGATTGCACTTATTGCGATTGGATTTGATGGACCTGAACAAACGATCGTAGAGGAAATCGGTTTGGAAACGGACCGTCGCTCCAATGTTAAAGCACGCTATGGGAAGTATGTTACGAATGTGGAAAAGGTTTTTGCTGCGGGTGATATGCGCCGCGGACAAAGTCTTGTCGTGTGGGCTATCAATGAAGGTCGGGAAGCCGCGCGCGAGGTTGATAAATACCTCATGGGTGCTACCGTTTTGGTGTAAACCTAGCTTTATCATTACGGATCGAGTCAAAGCTCCATCTTCGGATGGGGCTTTGTTGTGTTTACAGGCTAGTGGATAGCAGGACACAAAAGAGAATAATATGTGATTTAAGTTTACGAAATTTTTCTGAGTCGAATGTGATTTCATGGTATGTAAAGAGTTGTTACTATTCTGCTATTGTGCTGTCATTATAATGTGATTAAAGTTGACGCATAAATTAAATAATCTGAATGTTTATTTATTATCTACAGTGATCATAACATAAAATCCGAAGAAAAGTGTAGCTTTTTTATTGAATTATGAAATTATTTTACGATAAAAAGAAAACATTTAATTTTTATGTTAGATAAATTAACTTGAATATGACTCATGCCGTCTTATTGTGCAACTTTTAGGAGGTTTTTTACATATCCTTTTCAAGCTTCACAAAATCATAGCCTGAGAGAACAATGATATCTATGGTATAATACACGTATATTGTTGAAGCGTTAGACTAAATGAATTTACAAAGGAGCTTTCGCCCGGGAGAAAGCTCCTTTTGCATGAGGCCATGCTACCTGTGTTTCCTGTACATCTATATGTATGATTCGTAGAAGGAAAACAGAAGGCCGTCAGGAAGGAATGGAATATGAATGAAAACGTTGATTATTGCTGAAAAACCGGATATGGGGCGGACGATTGCTGCTGTTATGGAGCCGCGTGCTAAAAATAACCGCACTTATTTGGAAGGGGAGAAATACATTGTAACCTGGGCAATCGGTCATTTGCTGGGCCTGGCTGAGCCGGATGCATACGATGCCAAGTACAAACGATGGAATATTCAGGACCTGCCCATTATCCCTGAGCAGTTCAAAATTGTACCGAATCCCAAAACAAAGGATCAGCTGAAAATGATTGGTGAGCTGGCCAAACGCTGCAATGCCATTGTCAATGCATGTGATGCCGGGCGGGAAGGGCAGTATATTTTTGCGTTGATTCAACAGCAGCTGAAGCTGCGTCAGCCAGTCAAGCGGCTATGGATCTCAGATTTGACAGCAGAAAGTATTGCGACAGGTTTTGAACGGCTGCGAGATGCTTCAGAGTTTGAATTTCTGACTCAGGCTGCGCGGGCACGAAGTGAAGCGGACTGGCTGATCGGTATGAACGCCTCCAGAGCTTTCACAACACGACATAACACGCTGCTGTCGGTAGGGCGGGTGCAAACGCCTGTGCTGGCATTGATCCATGATCGGGAGAAGGAAATTGAAGCATTTCAGTCTCAAACCTTTTATGATGTATGGGCTGAGTTTAAGCAAGATCAAATCAAGTACAAAGGTACATGGCAGGGGGATCGACTGACCAAACCCGAAGAAGCTGAGGAGATCGCTGCAGCGGTTCGCGGCAAAGCGGGTAGCATTACCAAATATGATACGAAGCAGACGAAGGAGTATCCTTTTAAACTGTACGACTTGACGCTGCTGCAACGCGAGGCAAATGCCAAGTACGGTTATTCGGCCAAAAAGACATTGGATGTGGCACAGGCTCTTTATGAGCGGCATAAAGTTATTTCTTATCCGCGTACCAACTCCAATTATGTAACAGAACAAAATATAGACGGGATGCACAAGGCGCTGCGTATGTTGGGCACAGGCCCTTATGCTGAGCTGGTACAACAAGCAAACCCTAATTTGGTCCATAAACAGAATAAATCGGTCTGCAATCCGTCTCGTGTTGAGGATCACCATGCTATTTTGCCAACGTTAAAAAGACCGGGAACGCTTAGCAAGGAGGAGCAAAATATATATGATCTGATTATTCGCAGGTTTTTGTCCCATTTTTTCCCTCCCGCTGAATATAAAATGCATACCGTGATGACACAGGTGGACAAGCATCTATTTAAAACAAGTATCAAGGAGCTTCTTTCCTTAGGATGGAAAGTGGTTTTGAGCAAGGCTGACCAGGATAAAGGTAAAAAGAGCAAAGCAGCCAAGAAAGAGGAAGAAGAGGAGACGGATGAGTGGACGGACAAGAAGTTTGAAATCGACGCAGGTCGTCAGGTGGATTGTATTCGTGCCGAAATGAAAGAAAAGGCGACTCAGCCGCCTAAAAGCTACACAGAGGGCACATTGCTGAAAGCGATGGAAAGCGCGGGCAAGCAGATGGAGAATGAGGAATTACGCGAGGTCATGAAGGATGCTGGATTAGGTACGCCTGCGACACGTGCGGCCACCATTGAACGGTTGAAGAATGTCGGCTACATTGAAATGAAGGGTAAAAAGATTCTCATTACGGATAAGGGGAAAATGGCCATTGAGCTGATCCGTCATGCAGGCGTCGATTTGTTGGCTTCTCCGGAGATGACGGGACAATGGGAACGCCGTCTGCATCAAATTTCCAAGGGGGAGGCAGCCCAGGAGAAGTTTATGGACAATGTTAAAAGATTTACGTTGTCCATCATTGACAAGGTGAGGCAGCAGCCACCGGCTCCGGCCAATGCTTTTGGCGAGGAAGCGAGGGGCAAGCGTGCGGGTGGCAAGGGAAGCACTAGCGGTGCAGGCGCGAGTGGACGCACCGCTGCCAAAGGGACGCGCGTTCCAGCAGGGCGCGGTAGCAGCGCTGGAAGCGCAACGCTGGAGCGTGCCTCGGACGCGGCAGCTTCTTCAGCCGCAGGATCAGCGCGCGGCTCCTCCAGCGTGCCGTCAGGCGCTTCAGCGAGCCGACGGGAAGCTCTGGGCAACTGCCCACGCTCTAATTGCGGTGGAAGCATTATTGAAGGCCGCAAGGGGTACGGGTGCAGCCACTACAAGCAGGGCTGCGGCTTTGTTGTCTGGAAGGAATATGCTGGCAAGCAGATTACGGAAACCATGCTCAAGTCTCTGTTGACGAAGGGACAGACGCAGTTGTTGTCTTTTAAGCGTAAAGATGGATCGACCGTCAAAGCGCGAATTGTGCTGAATGAACCGGGTACAGGCCAACTTAGTGTTCGTGAGGAAATTTGATACATTTCATAGCTATAATTTATATAAAATTATAATAATAACTTTTTTTAGTCGTCGTCAGATGACTTCTGAATTTCATCAGGAGTCATCTTTTTTTATGCCCACTGTTGTGCCCAATTAAGTTTTAGCAAGATTACGAATTCTAAAAATACCCACAAAAATCGAATAATTAACATTAGATTAAACATTTGTAAGCTTCCGACCGATAAAATAAAGAGAAGTTTATGCAAAACAAATTTTTCCAGTTAATTTATAAACACTCTATGCGTTGCGGAACGCGATCGTTTGACATGAAAATTTCTTTACAGGAGATGGTGGAAGAATCGTGGAAACGAAAATGGTAAATGTGACAGACTCAACGCAATTACGCAAACTGGGCAACTCGGACTTAAAGCTGTCACCGCTTGGGCTTGGCTGCTGGCAGTTCAGCAACGGAAAAGGGATGGTCGGGAAATTCTGGCCGGCGCTGCGTCGGGAGGATATACGGCAAATTGTTCAGACTAGTTTAGAAGGTGGGATTAATTGGTTTGATACTGCTGAAGCATACGGTGGCGGACAGTCTGAGCAGCTGCTGGCTGGCACGTTAAATGAGATTGGAGGGCCGCTCGCGGAAGAGGCAAATATCGCTACGAAATGGTGGCCGGCCTTTCGCACTGCAGGCAGCATCACAGCAACGATTGATGAACGTATTCACCATTTGGCTCAACGGACGATTCACCTTTATCAGGTGCATTCGCCTTACTCCTTTTCTTCGGTCGGCGCGACGATGAATGCGATGGCTAAACTGGTCGAGCAAGGTAAGATTAAATATGTGGGTGTAAGCAACTTTTCCGCGCAACAAATACGTGAAGCCGATCGTGTGTTGCGTGAGCACGGCCTACGCCTGGTTTCGAATCAAGTGAAATACAGCCTTCTTGACCGGAGAATCGAACAAAACGGAATTCTGGACACGGCCAAAGAGCTCGGTGTGGCGATCATTGCCTACTCCCCGTTAATGCAGGGGATCTTAAGCGGAAAATTCCATAAAAATCCGAATTTGGTCAAGTCAATAAAGGGTCCGCGCAAGTGGACGGCGGCATTCCGGGATTCGGGGCTGCAGAGATCGAAGCCACTGATTGAAACGCTAGAACAGTTGGCCCAGCAATATAATGTGACGCCAACGCAGATTGCCTTGAATTGGCTGATTAACGCCCATGGAGAGAACGTATTTGCGATACCTGGGGCTTCAAAAATACATCATGCCCAGG
This DNA window, taken from Paenibacillus kribbensis, encodes the following:
- a CDS encoding 2-oxo acid dehydrogenase subunit E2; the encoded protein is MAKFEYKFPELGEGLHEGEIIKMHIKPGDKVTDEDIIMEVQNDKAVVEVPCPVNGTVQEVFAKDGDIFNVGQVVAVIDAEGELPEQEDAPEAPAAASPEPSAAAPAQGGAAGAARFEYKFPELGEGLHEGEIIKMHIKPGDKVTDEDIIMEVQNDKAVVEVPCPVNGTVQEVFAKDGDIFKVGQVVAVIAAEGELPEQEDAPVAAKQEQNATQGGTATKPAATPAASNKDVLATPSVRKFAREQGVNIAQVSGSGKNGKITKEDVEAFKNGGGQAAAPAVKEAAKAQEPAKKEAKAAAPSAPAADPRAEEERVPFKGIRKAISNAMVKSAYTAPHVTIMDEVDVTELVAFRTRMKPIAEKKGTKVTYLPFIVKALVAASRQFPALNASIDEEANEIVYKKYYNIGIATDTDNGLIVPVIKDADRKSIWMIADSIRDLAVRGRDGKLAANEMRGSTISITNIGSAGGMFFTPIINFPEVAILGTGRISEKAVVKNGEIVAAPVMALSLSFDHRIIDGATAQNFMNYIKQLLANPELLVMEV
- the lpdA gene encoding dihydrolipoyl dehydrogenase; the encoded protein is MVVGDASLDIDTLVIGAGPGGYVAAIRAAQLGQSVLIVDKSELGGVCLNRGCIPSKALISAAHQYEAAKHGESFGITAENVKVDFAKTQEFKNGVVKKMTGGVSGLLKGNKVEVFNGECMFINENEARVFNEHESPRYRFKNAIIATGSRPIELKPFPFGGRILSSTEALNLPEIPKSLIVIGGGYIGAELGQMYSKFGSKVTIIEGMDTVLPGFDKDMTSIVAKSMKKTGIEIFTGAKAESAEQTDKDVTVKFSVNGESKEVTADYLLVTVGRRPNTDGELGLDLIGVELDERGMVKVDHQGRTSIPHIFAIGDIVAGLALAHKASYEGKVAAEAIAGEPSVVDYKCMPAVVFTDPECSSVGYTEAQAKEKGHNVKVGKFSYGANGRAVSLNAAEGFVKIVADADTGLVLGTQIVGLEASNLIAELGLAIEMGATLEDISLTIHAHPTLGEIVMEAAEVVLGHPIHALAPRR
- the thyA gene encoding thymidylate synthase; this translates as MRNYLELLEDILENGVKKEDRTGTGTLSVFGRQLRFDLAKGFPLVTTKRVHLKSVIHELLWFLRGDTNISYLKENGVTIWDEWADEQGNLGPVYGSQWRSWETTDGQHIDQIANVIESIKNNPDSRRHIVSAWNVAQIESMKLPPCHFVFQFYVAGGKLSCMLTMRSVDTFLGLPFNIASYALLTHMVAQQCNLEPGEFIWSGGDVHIYSNHMQQVHTQLEREPYPLPQLKIMRKPDSIFDYTYEDFVFENYEYHPRIKAPVAI
- a CDS encoding dihydrofolate reductase, which translates into the protein MSISMIWAMAQNGVIGRDNQLPWRLPRDMAFFKEQTMGKTVLMGRKTWESFGGKSLPNRRNVVLTRDQNYRAEGAEVVHSLEEGLQLATEQELMVIGGAEIYSLFWPHAGRLIVTRIEEIFEGDTTFPELDWNGWHIVSEIPGIKDERNPYNYRFVVYERTK
- a CDS encoding glutamate synthase subunit beta; its protein translation is MSTPTGFMEYTRQLPTDRDPAERIKDWEEFHKHMSEEELRTQGARCMDCGTPYCHTGMDMMGATLGCPVHNLIPEWNNLVYRGLWKEALDRLHKTNNFPEFTGRVCPAPCEGSCTVGLIGQSVTIKTIEEAIIEKGFEEGWVVPNPPEKRTGKRVAIVGSGPAGLAAAAQLNKAGHSVTVYERADRVGGLLMYGIPSMKLDKKVVQRRVDLLEAEGIQFITNTEIGKDIPTEQLIAEYDAVVLCGGSTKPREFNIEGSDLNGVHYAMDYLNGTIKSYLDSNLEDGNYLSSKDKDVIVIGGGDTGSDCVATSLRHGCRSVTQFGTHAKAPLERDPIANPWPQFPNVYSLDYAQEEAKALFGEDPREFSIMTTKFVGDENGNLKELHTIQIQRIVDETGRKIYQPIPGTERIFPAQIALIAIGFDGPEQTIVEEIGLETDRRSNVKARYGKYVTNVEKVFAAGDMRRGQSLVVWAINEGREAAREVDKYLMGATVLV
- a CDS encoding type IA DNA topoisomerase; protein product: MKTLIIAEKPDMGRTIAAVMEPRAKNNRTYLEGEKYIVTWAIGHLLGLAEPDAYDAKYKRWNIQDLPIIPEQFKIVPNPKTKDQLKMIGELAKRCNAIVNACDAGREGQYIFALIQQQLKLRQPVKRLWISDLTAESIATGFERLRDASEFEFLTQAARARSEADWLIGMNASRAFTTRHNTLLSVGRVQTPVLALIHDREKEIEAFQSQTFYDVWAEFKQDQIKYKGTWQGDRLTKPEEAEEIAAAVRGKAGSITKYDTKQTKEYPFKLYDLTLLQREANAKYGYSAKKTLDVAQALYERHKVISYPRTNSNYVTEQNIDGMHKALRMLGTGPYAELVQQANPNLVHKQNKSVCNPSRVEDHHAILPTLKRPGTLSKEEQNIYDLIIRRFLSHFFPPAEYKMHTVMTQVDKHLFKTSIKELLSLGWKVVLSKADQDKGKKSKAAKKEEEEETDEWTDKKFEIDAGRQVDCIRAEMKEKATQPPKSYTEGTLLKAMESAGKQMENEELREVMKDAGLGTPATRAATIERLKNVGYIEMKGKKILITDKGKMAIELIRHAGVDLLASPEMTGQWERRLHQISKGEAAQEKFMDNVKRFTLSIIDKVRQQPPAPANAFGEEARGKRAGGKGSTSGAGASGRTAAKGTRVPAGRGSSAGSATLERASDAAASSAAGSARGSSSVPSGASASRREALGNCPRSNCGGSIIEGRKGYGCSHYKQGCGFVVWKEYAGKQITETMLKSLLTKGQTQLLSFKRKDGSTVKARIVLNEPGTGQLSVREEI
- a CDS encoding aldo/keto reductase, with protein sequence METKMVNVTDSTQLRKLGNSDLKLSPLGLGCWQFSNGKGMVGKFWPALRREDIRQIVQTSLEGGINWFDTAEAYGGGQSEQLLAGTLNEIGGPLAEEANIATKWWPAFRTAGSITATIDERIHHLAQRTIHLYQVHSPYSFSSVGATMNAMAKLVEQGKIKYVGVSNFSAQQIREADRVLREHGLRLVSNQVKYSLLDRRIEQNGILDTAKELGVAIIAYSPLMQGILSGKFHKNPNLVKSIKGPRKWTAAFRDSGLQRSKPLIETLEQLAQQYNVTPTQIALNWLINAHGENVFAIPGASKIHHAQENVRAMQFTLTAGEIEIISHVSNQVLRSK